CTATAGAAGAAATAGCAAGGAAGTTATACCCCAATTCCAAAGTAGACAACCATGAGAAAACCTCCTTGTTTATAActtggaagaaaaggtCAAGTAAGTTtcataaagaaaacacgAACAAAGATAATTATATACTTAGAGGATGCATCGGTACATTTGCAAAAATGCCAATTACACTTGGTATCGAAAAGTATTCTTTGATTGCTGCTTTAGAAGATAGGAGGTTTTCGccaattcaaaagaaggaatTGAAGGATTTGAAATGTAGTTGCAATATCTTGGGCCGCTTCAAAACTATCTTTCAAGGTGGTGATAGTCCAAGCGGCGACATCATGGATTGGGAACTCGGAAAGCACGGTATTGAACTGCATTTCAAGCATCCAAAGACAGGCGCCACATGTAGTGCGACATTTCTGCCTGATGTTATGCCTGAACAACACTGGAATAAAGAAGATACATTTGTTAATTTAATTGAGAAAGCAGGTTACTGGGGTAATATCAGTGAAGTAAtgaataattttgaaagttaTTTCATTGAAGTAATAAGATACGAAGGTAACAAAAGTTCAATAacttttgatgaatttgagAAGCAACTGAAAGACATAGAGACCTAGAATAGTGGTTTGAATAggtatttatatttatgCAATAGATAAAAACCAATTTGGTGtgaatgaataaaaatatatggACGCAACCGGAATCGAACCGATGACCTCTTCCTTGCAAGGGAAGCGCGCTACCAACTGCGCCATGTGCCCTGATAATATAGTagatttcattttattcGAAGGACTGAAATCGATATTTTTAAATACGTTATCTGTCACTTTTCTACCAAACACACCTGAAACAGTATTGTCCggtaaaatcttgtgacaattgttggaaattcaatttgataaggttaacAATACTATGTATacagaatatactagaagtttTCCTCATGGActtaggaatccacgaaagggaatcgaaAATTTTACATGatctttttcatatttcttccttcattatATGtgtcgttattcattgatacTATTGTATATCGATCCTtgcgcttcagcttccactaaattcgatgagtgtcctgaatcttattttacTGATTTGATTGTCTgcctcatcttcttaacaccgtatatgataatcttctagttacgtgtATGAATATATTAACCAGCTGTAgtagtaattgatggatagttgattattttcAACGATAccaatcaagaaaaaaagtaggCCTTTCTCATTCTGTACATAaaagaggtatataaaacacacgtCGATAGGTCATATTGaatattccaaaaataCTGGTAAA
The DNA window shown above is from Saccharomyces kudriavzevii IFO 1802 strain IFO1802 genome assembly, chromosome: 15 and carries:
- the SKDI15G4260 gene encoding uncharacterized protein (similar to Saccharomyces cerevisiae YOR289W; ancestral locus Anc_8.751) — encoded protein: MSIEVAKGSSPYAFYAFYQLYSHLNPGKTIPLSIEEIARKLYPNSKVDNHEKTSLFITWKKRSSKFHKENTNKDNYILRGCIGTFAKMPITLGIEKYSLIAALEDRRFSPIQKKELKDLKCSCNILGRFKTIFQGGDSPSGDIMDWELGKHGIELHFKHPKTGATCSATFLPDVMPEQHWNKEDTFVNLIEKAGYWGNISEVMNNFESYFIEVIRYEGNKSSITFDEFEKQLKDIET